In the genome of Fusarium oxysporum f. sp. lycopersici 4287 supercont2.46 genomic scaffold, whole genome shotgun sequence, one region contains:
- a CDS encoding uncharacterized protein (At least one base has a quality score < 10) — protein sequence MYISSQNLVLALSALPSAFGKSFSHHAEAPQGWQVQRTAKVASNTQHVFSLALTMQNVDQLESKLLDLSSPDSANYGNWLSHDELTSTFSPSKEAVASVTKWLKSKGIKHYKVNGAFIDFAADVEKANTLLGGDYQYYTKDGQTKLRTLSYSIPDDVAGHVQFVDPSTNFGGTVAFNPVPHPSRTLQERKVSPSKSTVDASCQTSITPSCLKQMYNIGDYTPDAKSGSEIGFSSFLGQAAIYSDVFKFEELFGIPKQNYTTILINNGTDDQNTAHGNFGEANLDAENIVGIAHPLPFKQYITGGSPPFVPNIDQPTEKDNQNEPYVPFFRYLLGQKDLPAVISTSYGDEEDSVPREYATLTCNMIGLLGLRGISVIFSSGDIGVGSGCLAPDYKTVEFNAIFPATCPYLTSVGGTVDVTPEIAWEGSSGGFSKYFPRPSYQDKAIKKYMKTVSKETKKYYGPYTNWEGRGFPDVAGHSVAPDYEVIYNGKQARSGGTSAAAPVWAAIVGLLNDARFKAGKKSLGMVEPSYLQAWTQGLD from the exons ATGTATATCTCCTCCCAAAACCTGGTACTCGCCTTATCGGCGCTGCCTTCAGCATTTGGCAAATCCTTCTCTCACCATGCTGAAGCCCCCCAAGGCTGGCAAGTCCAAAGGACCGCCAAAGTCGCTTCCAACACGCAGCATGTCTTCAGTCTTGCACTAACCATGCAAAACGTGGATCAGCTCGAATcaaagcttcttgatctctCCAGCCCCGACAGCGCCAACTACGGTAACTGGCTCTCCCACGATGAGCTCACCAGCACTTTCTCTCCTTCCAAGGAGGCGGTGGCTAGTGTGACAAAGTGGCTCAAGTCAAAGGGCATCAAGCACTACAAGGTCAACGGTGCTTTCATTGactttgctgctgatgttgagaaggccaaTACGCTTCTCGGAGGTGATTACCAGTACTACACTAAGGATGGTCAGACGAAGCTGAGAACGCTGTCTTACTCCATTCCTGATGATGTCGCTGGTCACGTTCAATTCGTTGATCCTAGCACAAACTTCGGTGGCACCGTTGCGTTCAACCCTGTGCCTCACCCCTCGCGCACCCTCCAAGAGCGAAAGGTCTCTCCCTCCAAGAGCACCGTTGATGCTTCATGCCAGACAAGCATCACCCCTTCTTGCCTCAAGCAGATGTACAACATTGGAGACTACACTCCTGATGCCAAGTCTGGAAGTGAGATTGGTTTCAGCAGCTTTCTCGGCCAGGCTGCTATTTACTCTGATGTCTTCAAGTTTGAGGAGCTGTTTGGCATTCCTAAGCAGAACTACACCACTATTCTGATCAACAATGGCACCGATGATCAGAATACTGCGCATGGAAACTTTGGAGAGGCTAACCTTGATGCTGAAAACATTGTCGGAATTgctcatcctcttcctttcaaGCAGTACATTACGGGAGGTTCACC ACCTTTCGTTCCCAACATCGATCAGCCCACCGAGAAGGATAACCAGAACGAGCCCTACGTGCCTTTCTTCCGTTACCTCTTGGGCCAGAAAGATCTCCCAGCCGTCATCTCCACTTCCTacggcgatgaagaagac AGCGTTCCTCGTGAGTATGCTACACTCACCTGCAACATGATCGGTCTTCTCGGTCTCCGTGGCATCAGTGTCATCTTCTCTTCCGGTGACATCGGTGTCGGTTCTGGCTGCCTTGCTCCCGACTACAAGACCGTCGAGTTCAACGCCATCTTCCCCGCCACATGCCCCTACCTCACTTCCGTCGGCGGTACCGTCGACGTCACCCCCGAGATTGCCTGGGAGGGATCCTCCGGTGGTTTCAGCAAGTACTTCCCTCGACCCAGCTACCAGGAcaaagccatcaagaagTACATGAAGACTGTCTCcaaggagaccaagaagtACTACGGTCCTTACACCAACTGGGAGGGCCGAGGCTTCCCTGATGTCGCTGGACACAGTGTTGCCCCTGACTATGAGGTTATCTACAACGGTAAGCAGGCTCGCAGTGGAGGTACCAGCGCTGCTGCTCCTGTTTGGGCTGCTATCGTTGGTCTGTTGAACGATGCCCGCTTCAAGGCTGGTAAGAAGAGCTTGGGGATGGTTGAACCCTCTTATCTACAAGCATGGACCCAAGGTCTTGACTGA
- a CDS encoding uncharacterized protein (At least one base has a quality score < 10): MSSNMIDRLRSKKSARSLNDKDKVLRKLSPVECFQAAHYSLGAIIGCAISCRYRIPEALLTSDAASFQKLVENAFARAILQHPLFTVGRINADSKKQYWVRLDQIDLNNHVEWRTVSDQKTYESMLHATLEWQVNEPYTNLETRPGWRATILQPTDSNFIDVIFAWEHTAADGKSGKVFQDSLFTCLNTPDDNAVIIKDRVFEVPNTELTPPLHHLIKLPVSLHYIVGEIGRDVIASMKAKELPHMATWAPIPTEPSKTNLVTMKVAKNGLKPVLDACRQHGTTLTGLMHALIAVSMAKRLAEIKASAFLCGTPVCLRQFQKPGHPSIDLNKTAINSVAYWPFTFDEDLVAKFREQINEAETQRDMSTGLEATVWSSAKAIRDGLSAKLDLGTKNDHIGLAKFVKDWQSFLKDHGKPRLYSWEISNLGVIQGKAEGEGDNWAIESATFTQTAPTFGSALTFSVISAKGGDLAMTNTWQDGVVEEELALGVSSDVEGWLNELGNTGSIRFGAVEMSS; the protein is encoded by the exons ATGTCGTCAAACATGATCGACCGCCTTCGTAGCAAGAAGAGCGCCAGAAGTCTAAacgacaaggacaaggtgTTGAGGAAGCTCAGCCCTGT CGAATGTTTCCAAGCTGCCCACTATTCATTGGGAGCAATTATCGGTTGTGCGATATCATGTCGTTATCGTATTCCCGAAGCACTCCTCACCTCGGATGCTGCATCATTccagaagcttgttgagaatgcTTTCGCCCGCGCTATCCTGCAGCATCCGCTGTTCACGGTTGGACGAATTAACGCGGACTCTAAGAAGCAATACTGGGTACGGCTCGATCAGATCGACTTGAATAATCACGTAGAATGGCGGACAGTCTCTGACCAAAAAACCTACGAATCGATGCTCCATGCTACCTTAGAATGGCAAGTCAATGAGCCCTATACGAATCTCGAAACACGACCCGGGTGGCGAGCCACGATACTTCAGCCTACCGATTCCAACTTCATCGATGTTATTTTTGCTTGGGAGCATACAGCGGCGGATGGGAAAAGCGGAAAAGTCTTCCAAGACAGTCTTTTCACTTGTCTCAATACACCAGACGACAATGCTGTCATTATCAAAGACCGCGTCTTTGAGGTCCCAAACACCGAGCTCACGCCTCCATTGCATCACTTGATCAAGCTACCCGTCTCGCTACATTACATTGTCGGTGAAATCGGGCGCGACGTTATCGCTTCGATGAAAGCGAAGGAACTACCGCACATGGCAACTTGGGCACCAATACCTACAGAACCATCAAAGACAAACCTGGTGACGATGAAAGTTGCGAAAAACGGACTAAAGCCTGTATTAGACGCCTGTCGTCAGCACGGCACCACTTTGACGGGGCTTATGCATGCGCTCATTGCGGTATCGATGGCGAAAAGACTTGCTGAGATCAAAGCTTCTGCGTTCTTATGCGGTACTCCTGTTTGCCTGAGACAATTCCAGAAGCCAGGACATCCCAGCATCGATTTGAATAAGACGGCGATCAACAGCGTGGCATACTGGCCGTTTACGTTTGACGAGGATCTTGTCGCCAAGTTTCGGGAACAAATTAACGAGGCTGAAACACAGCGAGATATGAGCACAGGTCTGGAAGCTACAGTTTGGTCGTCCGCGAAAGCTATCCGAGACGGGCTATCTGCAAAGCTGGACTTGGGTACCAAGAATGATCATATCGGGCTGGCCAAGTTCGTCAAAGACTGGCAGTCTTTCCTCAAAGACCATGGCAAACCGCGATTGTATTCATGGGAGATCAGCAACCTTGGTGTCATACAGGGCAAGGCGGAGGGTGAGGGCGATAACTGGGCTATTGAGAGTGCTACGTTTACTCAGACTGCGCCGACGTTTGGATCGGCCTTGACTTTCAGTGTCATCTCTGCTAAGGGCGGAGATTTAGCCATGACGAATACCTGGCAAGATGgggttgttgaggaggagttggCTTTGGGTGTGAGTTctgatgttgaaggttgGCTGAATGAGTTGGGGAATACGGGCAGTATCAGATTTGGGGCGGTTGAGATGTCGAGCTGA
- a CDS encoding NADPH2:quinone reductase (At least one base has a quality score < 10) — MKAVGISKYGPVDNLQSREVPKPSNPIGRQILVKVKACSVNPIDHKVRSGTYDDAPDYYEHVPKDFHIIGFDGAGVIEQTGPDCQLFKVGDEVSWVGATTEQGSYAEYQLVSELACAKKPKNLDFVDTASYGLTFMTAYQSLYRRMEVKPEEQAGILIGRVQQDQWWRWCWKCGYSACEKSSEASGRVATASRPETIDSCKRMGATHVINHRGDLVKQIEELNLDVPIKYIYIIARTEQYTESVAKICAPFGKVCTIVQADVSLYGTEFMSKSLTFSWDWLGSAAYHNTGVEDYHEMLGTISRLMEDGTLFSTVGTRLRLTLEGLKEAHKSVESSTTVGKIALGVDEPGEDDEPRTSQDLAPLPRDVELGPADHQSESRTRGLKILFQKYFLSLCGWILALVSTAVSIAALLPAFRGLLLSDKQLRLAEWSALKDYLDQCKEDSVSGSSTIKGISPSNFIR; from the exons ATGAAAGCTGTCGGAATCTCGAAATACGGCCCTGTCGACAACCTTCAATCACGAGAGGTACCGAAGCCCAGTAATCCAATCGGCCGACAGATTCTCGTCAA AGTGAAAGCTTGTTCCGTGAATCCGATCGATCACAAAGTGCGATCTGGAACCTATGACGATGCGCCCG ACTACTATGAACACGTCCCAAAGGATTTTCACATCATCGGTTTCGACGGAGCCGGTGTGATTGAGCAAACAGGACCTGACTGCCAGCTCTTCAAAGTCGGCGATGAAGTTTCTTGGGTCGGCGCAACAACTGAACAGGGGAGTTATGCAGAGTACCAGCTCGTGAGCGAATTGGCCTGCGCGAAGAAACCGAAGAACCTCGATTTTGTTGATACTGCGAGCTACGGTTTGACTTTCATGACGGCATATCAGTCGCTGTATCGGAGGATGGAGGTTAAGCCTGAAGAGCAGGCGGGTATTTTGATC GGACGtgttcaacaagatcaatGGTGGAGGTGGTGTTGGAAGTGCGGCTATTCAGCTTGCGAGAAGAGTTCTGAAGCTTCCGGTCGTGTAGCTACTGCATCGCGACCTGAGACGATCGACTCTTGCAAGCGGATGGGCGCTACTCATGTTATCAACCACCGGGGAGACCTTGTAAAGCAGATTGAAGAGCTGAATCTCGACGTTCCCATCAA ATACATCTATATCATCGCCCGAACCGAGCAATATACTGAATCCGTCGCCAAAATCTGCGCACCATTCGGAAAGGTCTGCACCATCGTTCAGGCAGACGTGAGCCTCTACGGAACAGAATTCATGTCGAAGTCCTTGACATTTTCATGGGATTGGCTGGGCTCTGCTGCGTATCATAACACAGGCGTCGAAGATTATCATGAGATGCTAGGCACTATTTCTCGTCTGATGGAAGACGGTACACTCTTCTCTACAGTTGGAACTCGTCTTAGGTTAACGCTTGAGGGGTTGAAGGAAGCGCATAAGAGTGTGGAGAGTAGTACTACAGTTGGGAAGATTgcgcttggtgttgatgagccTGGGGAGG ACGACGAACCTAGGACGAGCCAAGATTTGGCGCCTCTGCCGCGAGACGTCGAGCTGGGGCCGGCTGACCATCAATCCGAGTCCCGGACCCGAGGTCTCAAAATACTATTTCAAAAGTACTTCTTATCTCTCTGTGGTTGGATCCTTGCTCTTGTCAGCACAGCTGTGTCAATTGCcgctcttcttccagcttTCCGTGGCCTGCTGCTCTCAGACAAACAGCTCAGACTCGCCGAGTGGTCAGCCCTGAAGGACTACCTAGATCAGTGCAAAGAAGACTCCGTAAGTGGCTCATCCACTATCAAAGGTATCAGCCCTTCTAATTTTATCCGATAG
- a CDS encoding uncharacterized protein (At least one base has a quality score < 10): MIDQMKDYTLKILEKVKSDVWKNTSEIEPQHMTSPFDEDEATFEGLDFDTFQKTSDRCQRYQRMLQKVDQDMTENFAKIELWLNREHERRTERPRWTFNDEIRYRSIISKLNVQNDHTLQDLRRSHTSISSYNESLTRRLESLRNDLEQRRADDIKRFTYVTVVFLPLGFATVIFSMSNAPAGHTLWKMVVTAFTALATTFILLLLSERLEEGAKLVIKTYPEWVLWPWNKIKKLGR, from the coding sequence ATGATTGATCAGATGAAGGACTACACACTCAAGATCCTTGAAAAGGTAAAATCCGACGTTTGGAAGAACACATCAGAAATTGAACCCCAGCACATGACTTCACCATTCGACGAAGACGAGGCTACGTTTGAGGGTCTGGACTTCGATACTTTCCAAAAGACCAGCGACCGCTGTCAGCGTTATCAGCGAATGCTACAGAAGGTCGACCAGGATATGACAGAGAACTTTGCCAAGATTGAGCTGTGGCTTAACCGGGAACATGAACGCCGGACCGAGCGGCCACGATGGACCTTCAATGACGAAATCAGGTATCGCAGTATTATCTCCAAATTGAACGTCCAAAACGACCACACGTTGCAGGATCTACGGCGCAGCCACACGAGCATATCTAGCTACAACGAAAGCCTGACCAGAAGACTTGAGAGTCTCCGAAACGATCTCGAGCAGCGCCGTGCAGATGACATTAAACGATTTACGTACGTCACTGTTGTATTCCTACCCCTTGGTTTCGCTACCGTTATATTCAGTATGAGTAATGCACCCGCTGGTCATACACTGTGGAAGATGGTAGTCACAGCCTTCACGGCTCTGGCTACGACTTTCATACTACTGTTGCTCTCGGAGAGGTTGGAGGAAGGCGCTAAGTTGGTTATCAAGACATACCCCGAATGGGTTTTGTGGCCTTGGAACAAGATTAAGAAACTGGGGCGATAA